GTTTATTAGCATGGCTACAAATCGCTAAAAGTGGGGAATGTAATGAGCGATAAACAACAAAAAATTATTTCAATGTTTGATGATATTGCCAATAGCTATGATCTAGCAAACCGCGTAATGAGTTGCGGAATCGACATTGCTTGGAGAAAAAAGGCTTGTAACCTTGCTTTTAAAAATCTCTCTACAGAAAACTTACAATCCCTAAAGATTCTTGATGTGGCTTGTGGCACGGGCGATATGATAACCCATTGGCAAAAAAACGCTAAAAATGCCAAAATTAATCTCCAAAAAATCGTTGGCGCAGATCCAAGTAGCGGTATGCTAGAAGTAGCTAAAAAAAAGCTCCCCCAAATTGATTTCACGCAATGTGAAGCCACAAAATTACCCTTTTTGGATAATGAATTTGATATTCTCTCTATTGCCTATGGAATCCGCAATGTAGTAGAACGCAAAAAAGCTCTAAGTGAGTTTGCAAGAGTACTAAAAAAAGGCGGAATTTTGGTGATTTTAGAATTTACCAAATGTGAAAATCCAAAAATGCTAGAAAAATTTATGGGTTTTTATACCAAAAATATTCTACCCTTTGTGGGCGGAATCATCTCCAAAAATTATCGTGCTTACAAGTATTTGCCAGATTCCATTGAAGAATTTTTAACCGCAAATAAACTCAATTTAGAACTCCAAGAAAACGGCTTTGAACCACTCTATACCAAATCCTTTTCGGCAAATGTCTGCACACTATTTGTCGCTAGACGCAAATAATGGAGCTTATTTTAAGCTCTCATACACACTTTTAGCTAAATTCTTTGAAAGCACCTTTTCTAATTCCTCTAAACTAGCTTCTTTGATTGCTTCAAAACTTCCAAAATACGACAAAAGTCGCTTTTGAGTTGCTTTGCCTACACCCTTAATCTCTAAAACCTTGCTTTGCTGCATTGTTTTTTGTTTTTGCTTTTGGTGAAATGTGATTGCAAATCTATGTGCTTCATCACGCAATTTTTGCAAAAACTGCAAACGCTTATCACTACTACTTAATCGGTATTCTTGTCTTTTTTCATCACGCAAAATATCTAATGCACTACCCTTTGCTCTATGGGCTTTAGCATCAAGCTTTTCTTTGGCAATACCTATCACTTCAAGATTCACTCCTGCACTATTTAATAAATCCTTAGCCAAATTAATCTGCCCAATCCCTCCATCAAGCACCCACAAATCCGGTGGAGAATCGGTGCTAAAATCCGCGATTCGACGCTCTAGCATTTCACGCATTTGCGAGTATTCATCACTACCCTCTAGCAAATAATGCCGACAAGATTCTTTAATAAACCCTTCTTCATAAACCACCATAGCTCCTACACATTGCTTTCCTCTATGATGAGAAGTGTCAAAAATTTCAATTTTATAAGGAATGCTTTGAAGAGAAAAAAGCTCTTTTAATGCTAATAACAAAGCTTCTTCATTGGTAACATTGATTTTCAAAGTTTCTCTAGCATTTTGCAATGCCAAATCACAAAGCTTCTTTTTATCTCCACTTTTTGGAAAATGGATAGGGATTTTCTTTCCTAATTGCTTAGCCAAAAACGCTTCTAATTCTTCTCTTTTTTCGCCAAAATCATAAGGAATCAAAACCTGCTTTGGCTTGATAGGAAGTGTCTTACTATAATAATTGATTAAACTCTGCGTATAGACTTCTTCAAAATTTATTTCATATTGGCTTTTAATAACATTAGTCGCGCTAGAAACAACCCTCCCCTCACGCACAAAAAACTTCACCAAAACGCCTCTATTCCCCTCACTCTCCAAAGCAAAAATATCCAAATCTTCCACTCTTGCAAAATCCACACTTGAGAGTGGATTAATTTGCTTGATTTTACTAATCCTATCTCTTAGCACCATCGCTTCTTCAAACCGCAAATTTTCAGATAAAAATTCCATTTTTTTTTCTAAAATGCTTAAAATTTTTTTAGGATTATGGATACATTCCAAAGCCTTTTGTAAGATCTCTTGATAAGCTTCCTTGCTCACTTTACCCTCACAAGGAGCCAAACAACGCTTAATCTGATAAAACAAACAAGCTTTTTTTCCCTTAAGGCAGCTTTCTTTTTGCGCAAGAGTAAAAACCTCATAAAGCGAATCTAATAAATCTCTAGCACCACTTGAATAAGGTCCAAAATAGCGAATATTTGAGCTTTTTAGAATCTTTCTTGTTAGCACAATGCGTGGAAAATCAACGGACATATCCACGCACAAATAAGGGTAAGTCTTATCATCTCGCAAAAGGATATTGTATTTGGGTTTAAGCTGCTTAATGAATGAATTCTCTAAAATCAAGGCATCATTTTCATTTTCTACCACAATATAACGCATAAAAGCAATTTGTGAAACCATTTGCGTAATTCTAGCACTTAAGTTTGGTGCTACAGAGAGTTTGGGCGTGAATCGAAAATAACTTTTGACACGATTTTTAAGATTTTTTGCTTTCCCTACATAAAGCAATCTCCCCTCGCTATCAAAATAATGATACACACCGCTTTGATTAGGAAGTTTTTTTAAGATTTCTAACAAAGTGTCATTAAGAGGAGGTAACTTTTGCTCTAATGGTTGCATACAATCGCTTTTTTGATTTCTTCAAAGATTTCATAAATTTCTTGATTTTTTGCTAGGTTTTTAAATTCTCCACTTGATAACTCACCATAACTAGTAACTTCTTGCGTTGATTCTTGTAAGGACTTTTGATAAGCACTTTTACCCACAAATGCCTTTAAATCCTTAATATCAAGCAATTTGTTTTGAATTTTTTGATATTGTTTTAATAACTGCTTTATAATTGTTAGTTTATAATCAAACTCTTGTTTAAAACAGGGATGCTTAAGGACAAAATACAAAGTGCTATTTTTGCTATAACAAAAATGAATTCCTTGTCGCAAACTAAAGGGTAGCATAATGACAAAATGCTGAATTTGCTGCCGTTGATATAATTTTTCGTATAAAGGATTATTGCAAAGATGAGACAAAATTTCACACGCTTTTTTCATTACATAATTATAGCATATCTTACTGGTTTTTTATTAGTAGGCTGTGGCTTCAAAGATGATCCATTTAACCCCAAAAGTGAGCAAACACAATAAAGGATTTTTATGCAATATGATGTGATTATTGTTGGTGCTGGAATTGCTGGATTATATGCAGCTTTAAATCTTCCAAAAGAACTCAAGGTGCTTATTCTTTGTAAAGATCAACCTTGGGAGTGCAACACCTTTTATGCACAAGGCGGAATCGCCGTTGCCAAAAATCAAGCAGATATCCCCTTACATATCACAGACACTCTAAAGGCTGGAGCAGGAATGTGCAATGAAGATGCTGTTGCCACTCTTAGTAAAGAAAGTTTGGAAGTCTTAGAAGATTTGATTGCACGCCAAACGCCT
This portion of the Helicobacter canadensis MIT 98-5491 genome encodes:
- the ubiE gene encoding bifunctional demethylmenaquinone methyltransferase/2-methoxy-6-polyprenyl-1,4-benzoquinol methylase UbiE; its protein translation is MSDKQQKIISMFDDIANSYDLANRVMSCGIDIAWRKKACNLAFKNLSTENLQSLKILDVACGTGDMITHWQKNAKNAKINLQKIVGADPSSGMLEVAKKKLPQIDFTQCEATKLPFLDNEFDILSIAYGIRNVVERKKALSEFARVLKKGGILVILEFTKCENPKMLEKFMGFYTKNILPFVGGIISKNYRAYKYLPDSIEEFLTANKLNLELQENGFEPLYTKSFSANVCTLFVARRK
- the uvrC gene encoding excinuclease ABC subunit UvrC, whose translation is MQPLEQKLPPLNDTLLEILKKLPNQSGVYHYFDSEGRLLYVGKAKNLKNRVKSYFRFTPKLSVAPNLSARITQMVSQIAFMRYIVVENENDALILENSFIKQLKPKYNILLRDDKTYPYLCVDMSVDFPRIVLTRKILKSSNIRYFGPYSSGARDLLDSLYEVFTLAQKESCLKGKKACLFYQIKRCLAPCEGKVSKEAYQEILQKALECIHNPKKILSILEKKMEFLSENLRFEEAMVLRDRISKIKQINPLSSVDFARVEDLDIFALESEGNRGVLVKFFVREGRVVSSATNVIKSQYEINFEEVYTQSLINYYSKTLPIKPKQVLIPYDFGEKREELEAFLAKQLGKKIPIHFPKSGDKKKLCDLALQNARETLKINVTNEEALLLALKELFSLQSIPYKIEIFDTSHHRGKQCVGAMVVYEEGFIKESCRHYLLEGSDEYSQMREMLERRIADFSTDSPPDLWVLDGGIGQINLAKDLLNSAGVNLEVIGIAKEKLDAKAHRAKGSALDILRDEKRQEYRLSSSDKRLQFLQKLRDEAHRFAITFHQKQKQKTMQQSKVLEIKGVGKATQKRLLSYFGSFEAIKEASLEELEKVLSKNLAKSVYESLK